The following are from one region of the Arcobacter defluvii genome:
- a CDS encoding nitrogenase component 1: MVNKKLIKELLSESACSHNKTKKSSCDKPKPGATSGGCAFEGAQIALFPFADVVHLVHSPATCIGASWETRQTLTSHHGENNTVTGFTTDVNTNDVIFGGDKKLEEAIDYIVEHKNPKGIFVYETCVTAMIGDDMDNTCDRMEKKHGIPVVVIHSPGFVGGKNLGSRLGGESVLHQLIGTREPEEIHPFGINLIGEYNVTGDMWQYTPLLEKIGIKVVSTLAGDGRIENIQMAHTAKLNVIVCAKSLISLTRKMQEKYEIPYISISFYGKRDTTNAIRSIVNAFGDEELSKRAEAVIAEEEAKLEVALIPYRKVLEGKKAILNTGGNKTWSIASALQDIGIDVVATSVKKATLEDREICAQYVKILMEDPSEQSKLIDEHNIDILLAGGRSLYTAIKKKVAFVDVNQEKKVSYGAYSGLVNLAIDVCNAVNNKVFQIVGNPEPWGN; the protein is encoded by the coding sequence ATGGTAAATAAAAAATTAATCAAAGAATTATTAAGCGAAAGTGCATGTTCTCATAATAAAACAAAAAAATCATCATGTGATAAACCAAAACCAGGAGCAACAAGCGGAGGTTGTGCATTTGAGGGAGCTCAAATCGCACTTTTTCCTTTTGCTGATGTTGTTCACTTAGTTCACTCTCCTGCAACTTGTATTGGAGCATCTTGGGAGACAAGACAAACTTTAACTTCTCATCATGGTGAGAATAACACAGTAACAGGATTTACAACAGATGTTAATACAAATGATGTAATCTTTGGTGGTGATAAAAAACTTGAAGAAGCCATAGATTATATTGTTGAACATAAAAATCCAAAAGGTATTTTCGTATATGAAACTTGTGTAACTGCAATGATTGGTGATGATATGGATAATACATGTGATAGAATGGAAAAAAAACATGGTATTCCAGTAGTTGTTATTCACTCTCCAGGTTTTGTTGGTGGTAAAAATCTAGGCTCACGACTTGGTGGGGAATCTGTTTTACATCAATTAATTGGAACACGAGAACCAGAAGAGATTCATCCTTTTGGAATTAATCTGATTGGAGAATATAATGTAACTGGTGATATGTGGCAATATACACCACTACTTGAAAAAATTGGGATAAAAGTTGTTTCAACACTTGCAGGTGATGGAAGAATTGAAAATATTCAAATGGCTCACACTGCAAAATTAAACGTAATTGTTTGTGCAAAATCACTTATAAGTCTAACAAGAAAAATGCAAGAAAAATATGAAATTCCATATATTTCTATTTCATTTTATGGAAAACGAGATACAACAAATGCAATTAGAAGTATCGTAAATGCTTTTGGAGATGAAGAGTTATCAAAAAGAGCTGAAGCTGTTATTGCTGAAGAAGAAGCAAAACTTGAAGTTGCACTTATTCCATATAGAAAAGTTTTAGAGGGCAAAAAAGCAATTTTAAATACAGGTGGAAATAAAACTTGGTCAATTGCTAGTGCTTTACAAGATATAGGAATTGATGTAGTTGCAACAAGTGTAAAAAAAGCTACATTAGAAGATAGAGAAATTTGTGCTCAATATGTAAAAATTTTGATGGAAGACCCAAGTGAACAATCAAAATTAATTGATGAACACAATATTGATATCTTACTTGCAGGTGGAAGAAGTTTATATACAGCAATTAAGAAAAAAGTAGCTTTTGTTGATGTAAACCAAGAGAAAAAAGTGAGTTATGGAGCTTATAGTGGTTTAGTAAACCTTGCTATTGATGTTTGTAATGCTGTTAATAATAAAGTATTCCAAATAGTTGGTAACCCTGAACCTTGGGGGAATTAA
- a CDS encoding NAD(P)H-dependent oxidoreductase, which produces MKKILVNLVHPNIENSVVNKKLTNAISNLENVTINNLYTNYPDFKIDVKKEQELLLKHDVIVFQFPMYWFSSPALLKEWFDLVLEYDFAYGANYKLENKPFAVVVSCGGDEKAFSETGKDKKSVEEFLFPFLGTSNYIKMDYKKPFIIYGTEYKLPEEVLNKYTEDYIKYINQLSK; this is translated from the coding sequence ATGAAAAAAATATTGGTAAATTTAGTTCATCCAAATATTGAAAATTCAGTTGTAAATAAAAAACTTACAAATGCAATTAGTAACTTAGAAAATGTAACTATAAACAATTTATATACAAACTATCCAGACTTTAAAATAGATGTAAAAAAAGAGCAAGAGTTATTGTTAAAACATGATGTTATTGTTTTTCAGTTTCCAATGTATTGGTTTAGTTCACCTGCACTTTTAAAAGAGTGGTTTGATCTTGTACTTGAATATGATTTTGCTTATGGTGCTAATTATAAATTAGAAAATAAACCTTTTGCTGTTGTTGTTAGTTGTGGAGGAGATGAAAAAGCGTTTAGTGAAACTGGAAAAGATAAGAAAAGTGTTGAAGAATTTCTTTTTCCGTTTTTAGGTACGTCAAACTACATAAAAATGGATTACAAAAAACCTTTTATTATTTATGGAACAGAATATAAACTACCAGAAGAAGTATTAAATAAATACACAGAAGATTATATAAAATATATAAATCAACTATCTAAATAA
- a CDS encoding winged helix-turn-helix transcriptional regulator: MKKNEENNITETPFGYTLSLISGKWKMIILYLLAEYEVIRYNELQRKIGAITYKMLSSQLKELEADKLITRKEYPMIPPKVEYSLTQRGKSLIPILDAMCEWGYKERPDINCII, translated from the coding sequence ATGAAAAAAAATGAAGAGAATAATATCACGGAAACGCCATTTGGTTATACTTTATCTCTAATTTCTGGAAAATGGAAAATGATAATTTTATATTTATTAGCTGAATATGAAGTTATAAGATACAATGAACTACAAAGAAAAATAGGTGCAATTACTTATAAAATGCTCAGTTCACAATTAAAAGAGTTAGAAGCGGATAAATTAATCACAAGAAAAGAATACCCAATGATTCCACCAAAAGTTGAATACAGTTTAACACAAAGAGGGAAATCTCTTATTCCTATTTTAGATGCAATGTGTGAATGGGGTTATAAAGAAAGACCTGACATAAATTGTATTATTTAA
- a CDS encoding NifB/NifX family molybdenum-iron cluster-binding protein yields MIAIPLDKKDSTTISELFGNSAYFAFLNEETGHFKVVKNQACGDGLETAKFLSKQNIDSTIFYHMGEGIFNFFQEKKLKVYSCVKNYLSIDEIYRQILSDKCKLVTKSNCSTLLDSGMPSGSCACSSAK; encoded by the coding sequence ATGATTGCTATACCATTAGACAAAAAAGATTCAACAACAATATCCGAATTGTTTGGAAATTCAGCTTATTTTGCTTTTTTAAATGAAGAAACAGGACATTTTAAAGTAGTTAAAAATCAAGCTTGTGGAGATGGATTAGAAACAGCTAAGTTTCTTTCAAAACAAAATATTGACAGTACAATTTTTTATCATATGGGAGAAGGAATTTTCAACTTTTTTCAAGAAAAGAAATTGAAAGTTTATAGTTGCGTAAAAAACTATCTAAGTATAGATGAAATTTACAGACAGATATTATCTGACAAATGTAAACTTGTAACAAAATCAAATTGTTCTACTCTTTTGGATTCAGGAATGCCAAGTGGTAGTTGTGCTTGTAGTTCAGCAAAATAG
- a CDS encoding NifU family protein, which yields MKKDLEYYLNLEYPFESYFGENEIGDAYLVQYLDFDIKAASEDYEEAVELAKSYLKEYIKKQLELNKEIPNPNEGMRFMEHRTALEAYKNQDFKKAFEIWSQEVNHKNDQAMANLGLMYLKGEGVEKDFSKAKEWFEKASIYDNDSANFNLALMYQTKIGVEEDIEKAIEYFRKAVRKNHIQAAFRLALILLKDRQNLERLKEGFDCMIKAALNGHVMAKVQLTGSDKNITDINELNQFFRAQDLETQLITVNDALERYIRPILKKDGGDIVLIDYKNEPEIELRLAYQGACVGCSIASTGTYEMIKNTIEQIIDKRVRIFIL from the coding sequence ATGAAAAAGGATTTGGAATATTATCTTAATTTAGAGTATCCCTTTGAAAGTTATTTTGGTGAAAATGAGATAGGTGATGCTTATTTAGTTCAATATTTAGATTTTGATATAAAAGCTGCAAGTGAAGATTATGAAGAAGCAGTAGAACTTGCAAAATCCTATCTAAAAGAATATATAAAAAAACAATTGGAATTAAACAAAGAGATACCAAATCCAAATGAAGGAATGAGATTTATGGAACATAGAACAGCATTAGAAGCATATAAGAATCAAGATTTTAAAAAGGCTTTTGAAATTTGGAGCCAAGAGGTTAATCATAAAAATGATCAAGCAATGGCAAATTTAGGTTTAATGTATCTAAAAGGTGAAGGTGTAGAAAAAGATTTCTCAAAAGCAAAAGAGTGGTTTGAAAAAGCAAGTATTTATGATAATGATTCAGCAAATTTCAATTTAGCTTTAATGTATCAAACAAAAATTGGTGTTGAAGAAGATATTGAAAAAGCAATAGAATATTTTAGAAAAGCTGTTAGAAAAAATCACATTCAAGCAGCGTTTAGATTAGCTTTAATTTTATTAAAAGATAGACAAAACCTTGAGCGATTAAAAGAAGGTTTTGACTGTATGATAAAAGCTGCATTAAATGGGCATGTTATGGCAAAAGTTCAACTAACAGGTTCAGACAAAAATATAACTGATATAAATGAATTAAACCAATTTTTTAGAGCACAAGATTTAGAAACACAACTAATTACAGTAAATGATGCTCTTGAAAGATATATAAGACCAATATTGAAAAAAGATGGTGGAGATATAGTTTTAATTGATTATAAAAATGAGCCTGAAATTGAGTTAAGACTTGCATATCAAGGGGCTTGTGTTGGCTGTTCAATAGCTTCAACTGGAACATATGAGATGATTAAAAATACTATTGAACAAATAATAGATAAAAGGGTTAGGATTTTTATATTATGA
- a CDS encoding NifB/NifX family molybdenum-iron cluster-binding protein produces the protein MKIAFASQDNIHVNQHFGWCKEFFIYEIIGEDYTFLKSVDSSLEIDDEIEKLSYKIECLEDSDILYVQQIGPKASMMVKSCKIFPMQSSRENEKIIDILEQFIKMQKNPPLWMRRLLQNES, from the coding sequence ATGAAAATTGCGTTTGCTTCACAAGACAATATTCATGTTAATCAACATTTTGGTTGGTGTAAAGAGTTTTTTATTTATGAAATAATTGGTGAAGATTATACTTTTTTAAAATCTGTTGATTCTTCACTTGAAATTGATGATGAAATAGAAAAACTTTCATATAAAATAGAGTGTCTTGAAGATAGTGATATTTTATATGTACAGCAAATTGGACCAAAGGCTTCAATGATGGTTAAATCATGTAAAATTTTTCCAATGCAATCAAGTAGAGAAAATGAAAAAATTATTGATATTTTGGAGCAATTTATAAAAATGCAAAAAAATCCTCCTCTTTGGATGAGAAGGTTATTACAAAATGAATCATAA